The Ascaphus truei isolate aAscTru1 chromosome 12, aAscTru1.hap1, whole genome shotgun sequence region CGCTAACCACGCCGTTCCATTTCAGAGATAAAGCGGAAGAACTGCTAGAGTTAACAGACGAACAGAGAAACGAGCTCATGAAAAAGGAGAGCAGTCGCTTGCAGAAAACTGGACACCGCGTGACTTACTCCCCTCGCAAAGAGAAAGCCCTCAAAATTTACCTGGACGGAGCTTCACATAAGGATTTAACTCGAGACTGACCTTTGGCATAACATTCTCCTTGGGACACTGTGTTTGTCACAAACAGGTGCACTGCCCCTGTGTAGTGCTTCTTTGCAGGACACTCATTTAAGTGTGAGACAATGACACCAGCACTGATTGGCCGACTTTAAGCCAATCAGCAGCCCAGGACCCTGTGGGGGAGTCGCTGTTTGACTTGGAATCATGTTGTGGACTCTGGTTGATTAAACtgtaaagctaaaaaaaaaaaaaaaaaaaaaagggatgtgcaaataagaataaaatatatatatattaaaaaagaaaagttCTAAAAATCAAACCAGGTGGCTGGGATGCGTGAAAATCTGCACAGGAGCTAGCTAAACTAGCACTGAATAGGATATACCTATTGTAACCCTTTAATTGCTAGGCAAGCCCTTCCAGCACTAAAGGGTGATGCGGGATAGTCTGTTTTATTTTGCTGATACACACATTACCTCATTAACGTTCTAGAGAGTATACGTAAGAGTCCGATACTGaagcacggggggaggggggaggaaacggACGTGTAGGCCCGAATACTATAAGCCAGAAGACTGCTGTATAAAATGATAACACATCTCAAATGGTCTACATCTGTAATGTGAGGAAGTTTCCAGCAGGTGTTGGTTTGTCAGTACGGATGAAGTATTGAAAATAAGGTAAATGACTGGTTGCTAGCAACAGGGCAATCTTATTCTGCTGTGTTTCATTCGGAGTGTAAATAAAACCTACCCTGTGTCCAACAAACCTGCAGCTCAGCTGTTTCCTACATTTCTTATCGCATATCACACTGTACATTTGTAAGTTTAGCTGCATATTTAAGTTAATAATAAGTTTCTTCCTCTGTTTGATTAGACTGGTACCATAGAGTTCTATATGCTTGttcattatgattttttttttgttttgttaaactgCGTACTTTTTGTTGTTTTGGGGAAAACTTACGtttagatctttttttttttttttttttaagttcagtTCCTAAGTAAATGCAGTTTTGTTTGAAATAACCCTGCAAAAATGCATCTGCTGATAAATCAGGAAAAAGATTGAATGCAGTCAACACAATTACAtcgaacactttttttttttttttatttcttatgatttgctataaaaacaaatgtaatgaAATAAAACTCCGCATAACTTTTAGAATTGCCATCTAATTTATAACAAATCGATAAGGTTTTGATAATTTTTTTCCATGCCAGATGCTGTTTACAACAATGAACAtgccaataaaaacaaataaattccATCTCTGTGTCTTATTATGAGCCTCTGCAAAAATGATTTAATTGAAGCTACTGTGGACCTTTTTACAAGGCCCAATCTAATTTGAATAGGAAATGGTCTTTCCTTGGGTTCTGTTTAATAATAATCATTTATAAAAAAATCTTTTgtattagcatttttttttattatgcttttgtatttattttgtagaTATGTATGCGTATTTGAATGAAATAACTAGATTTATCCGTAATCAGCATTCCGATAACAGGGTGAAAAGCTGCATTAATAAGTAGAAGCTTTGCAATGTCTTAATTGATGGGTTCCCTTTCATCCTCTTTGAATCAGAGCAAGTTGGCCACCTGACATTAAACCACTAATAATACTGGGATCTGCTTACGTGCATGCATTTATGTCCATAAGCATGTATATACCAGTCAGGCAATTTGTTCCCCACATACATGTTCATTGCAACTTTCAACAGGTGGCATGGTGTTTTTATACATCTGTTAACTCTTAACTATCACATTTAAAATATTGTCACATTAAAAACAGATAGCACTAAAGTACGGTAATAGAAATGTTTTAATCTCGTCAGATATGAACATTGCACAGGTGATTAACAGTTTTCATTCAATACTACAAACTAgattggaaatgacatgcaaaaataggATCTAGAAGTTAAATAATGACTTTTTATTGCACTTTCTACCCAGCAGAGTGATTGGTCTGGGCCCTTTACTCACGCACAGACGAGGAACTTAAATCCCTTCTAAACAGATACTTTCATTTCTGTACCCATATTTTGATATAGTAGACCACCTTGAGTCTCCGGATGGTGTTTATGGGAAacgcatttatttaaaaaaaaaaaaaaaaattaaatctaatAGCCACGTTGGGCTGTTGGAAGTGCCACAAACGTTACAAGCTCGCATTCTGGAAGGTCAATGTTTCCATTCGTGCTCTAGGGGGCCTGCCCCGCGAGCATTATACCAAGCGCTGTCGTGATGGAGTGTTGGAAGACCAGTGGCACTCCCTCTGCTTTTCTTCCGGTACGCAAATGGTTAAGCTGCTAATATGACTACATGTGCATTATTAACCAAGTAAAAACCACAAAAACAGAGTTGGAAAAACTTAAGTGTGAAGCAATGTGTCCAAAAGAGAAACCAGCATTAATTCCTTCACAGCCACAGAGTCCTGCAATGCATCGGAAGTGaaagagttaaagcagcaattaaCCCGCCCCCATTTTTGTTGCCAGGATTGTATGCAGGGGGGGTACATGTTAATTACTGCTCCGGGGCCCCCCGTAGGTCAGGCGACACTTACTGGTGAAGGTAGCTAGCGCCGGTATTCCATGGCATTTAAACCACCCTCTCCCCTGTGTCAATAGAAAGCTATCAAgtgatgtgggagatttaaaccgccattttgtttccataCCTGaaaagtgtttatttatttttttctgcatcggCTACCCCCTGCTAACAATctttggggaaggagggggaatatTTGCTTTAAGTCGAATGGTTtgaggcttaaaaaaaaaaaggtatggcTGCCCACCACTAATTTCTAAACACCGCTTCTCTAGGCTGAGTTCCTCACACGCTGGTATCTTCAAATGCCATCCTCAAAAGGCAGCTCTGGGACTATTCCCGGCTGGTCGCTGTATGTATGTTCGGAAGGGCTAGCTTCCACCTCGTACATTGCTGGCATGACGTTGACTTCTTCATAATCAAACTCTTCTTTGGGGAACAAGGGGAGAAATGGCAAATCCTCCACTGGTATCTCGGTTTGATCTCTCCTGGTTTCATTTAATGATAGCTGTTCACATACAGACGCCAAGCCGTGGCTAGAAAGGAAAAAAAGTGAATACAAGGCCAAAATAAGTATCGTGCTTTCTAAATAATATGTAAATAAGATTCATATACTGATGGCAGTAGTTTGGTGGCAACACTACTTTTAAAGTGGGTGAGCATCCTGTCTGCTTTACTTATGACCATAGGCAATTCCCTATCCATCTGGCACCGAAAAATAGGTTGTAAGCTctcttaggccgcgcgtatagtgcccgtgaCGCGTGACGccaccgctagcgaaagttgtattttgctttgcggcggcgtcacgggcgaccaggccattgattggttcaggggccgTCACATCAGGCGACAACCccataaaaatcaaatattcccggctgcaaaaaatcgcgtcgcgcttactataagcgcatgcggcggcaatgcatttgttttcgggcaacgttgtgtcgccggcactataagcgcagccttaagctaaggccccgctgcatgggccggcgcgcccgcactgcattcAGGCGGCGTGTGCATGGCACTTCACCGCTATATGCGGTCTTTAGGGAGTTGGCTTtcagcggtgggagggggggcgtggccaaatcGGCAGCAGCGTGCAGGCAGCTGATCTGTATGCTCCGTGGAGTCTGCTTGAGCTCCACTGGCCACTATACATCAGATGCactggaggaagggagggggggaaagtaaTAGGCACTGAAGCCTGACCCTTGTTGCTTTCACTTTCCTATGCGCACagtcgtccccccctcccttcctccccccctcccttcccctccctcccttcctccccccctccctccccccccaccctcccttcctccccccctccctcccccccaccctcccttcctccccccctccctcccttcctccccccctcccttcccctcctccccccctccctcccttcctccccccctcccttcccctcctccccccctccctcccttcctccccccctcccttcctcccttcctcccctctttGCATCTGCCGCTGCCTGGGCAAGCTCAGCAGCCGGAGCTGGCTGCGACCTCCCCAGGTTATTTGAAAACGGCACCACATACAGAAGAAtgtacagtgcatctgatctcagacacaatattagagagggttggggttccttacaatgcatctgatctcagacacaatattagagagggttgggattccttacaatgcatctgatctcagacacactattagagagggttggggttccttacaatgcatctgatctcaggacGCGCTAAAGTCATTTTTATCTCCCTATGCTTTAGGCACCAAAACACAGGTTATatcaaatctggtgcaattctttagCAGCTAGGAGACATTAGTTAATAGCCCCTATTGTATGAATGTTAATATATTGTATAGTAGCATATATTaagtcaggggtgtgcaaactagggggcgtgagattctctgcggggggcgctgggtttacaggggccccgcgcacctccccaaggcacttaaatttaCTGCCAGGGAAAGGCTTCTGtaaccttcacttaccttggctgaGACGGCTGCTGgaaacgcgttgccatggcaacgtgacgtcatgacgcccagaacgccggaaccaaggtaaggggggggggggtaagattgCGCCCCCCTGCACTAAGTAAGTGCGTTCACAAGTAATCAACCAGCAATTTGACACCAACCAAATATCAGAGGTTTTAATCTGCACTGTCCATATGTAGCACATTACCTCAATAAGTAGCAGAACTTCATTCTTTATCTTACTTTGCCAGTCCAATATTTCCAGGGACAAATTAATCCCCTCCCCCATTTAAAACTCTAGCTGCATCATTCATCATCGAAGTGGGGTGTTCTGGTCTCCTATAATGAGTAAGGTATGCACAAAAACATGTGCGGAGTCTATACACCCAATTCTTTTTTGTTTACTTATTTAGTTACAATTTTAACAGTGAAATGGTCCTAGACACACATCAATGAACAAGTATTATTTGGCATGACTACCCACACACAGAAGTGTCATGGAGAAGACCTCTGAGGCGCTGACTCCGTGTGAAGGTCCCTCGGTTAGTGAGTATGTGCATCATTGCTGGACTGCATTGACTGATAAAGTTGCGAGCCTCTTGGGCAATGGATGAGTTAAGGATGAGTTAAGGATGAATTAAGGATGAATTAAGGATGAATTTAAGCACCTGCGAGGCTGACAAATCAGTCCACTCGGGCACGGGCACAGGTCGAGCACGCCGTCAGGTTCCAGCTCCCAGCTAATTAAATCCAGCAGTTGGCTTGTTGGGTCATGGCAAAGTTCACCCTCTAGAGGTAGGGGAGTGCAGACAGGGAACAAAAGACCtgcaacacacacagagaattaACCACGGGTAAGGATCACCTGCTCTACTCATTTctctatctgctgtaaaacctcagatccCATTTGATCTGTGACTGTTTTATATTAAAAGATCGatgccttttaaaaaaaaaagattccttTGCTGTATTATCTGCCACCGCCTCTGTTCGGAAGCTATTCCACCAATCCAACACCCTTTCcatgaagtacttcctcacacttcctgagcctcccaccctccactTTCAGAACATGACCTCTTGTTCCAGCATTTctctctctgaaatatgcttcccttcTGCACTTTGACCCTTTATGCATTTGAATGTTTCatatcccctctctcctttccggCTGCACATAATAAAAAGGTCTTTCCAGAAAAGTTTTATGATGTAGAATAGCCCAGGGGGCACTCAACTCaatgcccccaacaggtcaggttttcaggatatccctgcttcagcacaggtggctcaatcagtccctgcttcaacacaagtggctcagtctttgagccacctgtgctgaagctgaactACCCTGAAAACTACCCCTGGAATATTACCATACACCATTTCTGAAGCAAAGGGGGTGATGTGTCAATGTAAAGCACTTTGCTCCATGTTCTGCTGACGTTTCTGTCACATGTAGGCGTTTTCCTGTGCGGCGTAAAGTGCTACTCAGAAAAGTTTACGCCGCTTCAGACTTGGCAGGATTTTTGGTGACACACAATGTGACTGCCAGAGAAGCAGAACTTGATACACAGACGCAAGATAACATTTGAAACAATTTGTATCCAAGTTGCCCTTTATATATCCCACACTTCGTATAAAATACATTGCGCACAGACCAAATAGCATTGGCAACAATAtctaatcgggggggggggggggggtaattaaaTAATGTAACAGTTGTTAGTCTTAAATACACAATTGCAGTCTGTAGctattgcagacgcacttaccagaactccctcctactgtctctgtacgttctccctacctaccaattagactgtaagctcctcggggcagggactcctcttccttaatgttacttttatgtctaaagcacttattcccatgatctgttatttatattatctgttatttatttgattaccacatgtattactacggtgaagcgctatgtacattaatggcgctatataaataaagacatacaatacaattataaaGTATGCAGGGATGCATCTTCTCTGTCAGGTAAGCTCTAATCTCCCAGTAGAGCCTGTGTGATCAAATCACTTTACCTCCATTCGCCATTCCATAAAATACTATAGATGTACATCGCAGTGGatccttaataataataataataataaaatcatgGAAATGGTGTCTAGTTACTTGTCTGCACTGCACAGCAGAGTCCTGGGCTGCAGTCTTGCTGGCTCTCACAGATCGTGCCGTGCTTTCCTTTTGAAGACTTGGTGCACTGACCCCAGACGCAGAGCTGCCCATCACAGCACTCCCCATCCCTTGTGCacttaaaaaggaaaaaaaaagggagaACAATACACGTCTGTATGGGAGGTCCCTCTTTAACTCACAAAGAGCCAAGTTGAGAACAGGTATGCGTTTAACTGTTGCTTCTGTATTTTATCATGAGCGTCAATAACTACTTTTTTTGTGTAACCCCGCTTTGGGATTACCATGGTTAACTGTGTAGGCCCACACCGGGTACCGACCCTTTTCCTCATCATGTGTTGCTGGGTGATTAGGCAGAATTATAGAACCAACCACTTCTGCCTAGTGATAGTGATGTAAtcggagaacacacacacacacacacacacacacacacacacacacacacacacacacacacacacacacacacacacacacacacagtttctagGTCAGGTCCCAGGAAGAATTGAAGAGGATGGGCctcactgtgaatagtgtatACAGGTTCTAATATAGAGGAGTCTAGGATATATGGTAAGGATCCCCTTTATTGTTTTATAGTTAGAGACAGTGACCTATTTAGATAGCATCGCCAGGAATGGCTTCACACTACTCATGATTCACATACAGGAAGCCTATGCTGTCAAGTGGTTCTCCAAGCCGCATCCCCGAGCGTACTTGGATCAGCCCAATCTGAGGCTCCATTGTCAAGGAGGCCATAAACTGGTATTCAGTACCCGATATGGGGATACCAACAGCAGACAGTGAGTAGTACAAGGCCCGGGAGGGCCCCATTGGAGATGGACCACTACCTACGGGACACAGCAGAGGGATCAATTAAGTAACAAAGAAGCAGTCAAGCCTTAGCGCCTCCTTAGCAGGCTGAGATTGGGGGGA contains the following coding sequences:
- the DKK3 gene encoding dickkopf-related protein 3; this translates as MSRLMLLILPLVLGSVNPSPTRRSLESEDAVVAAAASLDPVFSFTHEEASLNEMFREVEELMEDTQSKLQNAVKEMEAEEVAVPRAAPNYHNESVTETTIGNKTIQTHQDIVKETDNITGATMYSETVITSVKSQDKKSRECIIDEDCESGNYCYFANSEYKCLRCKAEEACTRDGECCDGQLCVWGQCTKSSKGKHGTICESQQDCSPGLCCAVQTSLLFPVCTPLPLEGELCHDPTSQLLDLISWELEPDGVLDLCPCPSGLICQPRSHGLASVCEQLSLNETRRDQTEIPVEDLPFLPLFPKEEFDYEEVNVMPAMYEVEASPSEHTYSDQPGIVPELPFEDGI